A portion of the Rickettsiales bacterium genome contains these proteins:
- a CDS encoding Na+/H+ antiporter NhaA, whose protein sequence is FLLAIAIYDDLAAIIIIALFYSAGLNIIALALGILGVILLFLLNKFKIENIIPYILTGFYMWVCFHYSGIHTTIAGVLLGAFIPISSFKNPHKSPLKHLMHIIHPWVAFFILPLFAFVSSGVSFKGISSDEIFAPLTIGIALSLFFGKQIGIFFTTYLCSKLKIADKPEGTNWLDIYGTAVIAGIGFTMSLFVGLLAFKDPILQDEVKIGVIAGSLLSTILGFFVFRVLKKY, encoded by the coding sequence TTTCTGCTGGCGATTGCAATATATGATGATTTAGCAGCAATTATAATTATCGCTTTATTTTATTCTGCTGGTTTGAATATAATTGCTTTAGCCCTTGGAATTTTAGGGGTTATTCTACTATTCTTATTAAACAAATTCAAAATTGAAAATATTATTCCATATATTTTAACGGGGTTTTATATGTGGGTTTGTTTCCATTACTCAGGCATTCACACAACAATTGCGGGCGTTTTGCTGGGTGCTTTTATCCCAATTTCTAGCTTCAAAAACCCACATAAATCGCCATTAAAACATTTGATGCATATTATCCACCCTTGGGTAGCATTTTTTATTTTACCATTATTTGCATTTGTAAGCTCAGGAGTTAGCTTCAAAGGTATAAGCTCAGATGAAATTTTTGCTCCACTTACTATTGGAATTGCTCTTTCACTATTTTTTGGAAAGCAAATTGGAATTTTTTTTACAACCTATTTATGCTCAAAGCTAAAGATTGCAGATAAGCCAGAAGGCACAAATTGGTTGGATATTTACGGAACAGCTGTTATTGCTGGAATTGGCTTTACGATGAGTTTATTTGTTGGGCTTCTCGCATTCAAAGATCCAATTTTGCAAGATGAAGTTAAGATAGGTGTTATTGCCGGCTCTTTACTCTCTACAATATTAGGTTTTTTTGTGTTTAGAGTATTGAAGAAGTATTAA